Proteins found in one Actinomycetota bacterium genomic segment:
- a CDS encoding mannonate dehydratase, with protein MKIGLNLYPDSKHLPLKTLGEAILDSRNLTFAKQLGVTHIVAWMPLPAGEGYWEFKDLLKLKKFINSYGLELEAIENIPPVHWDRILFDLPGKNKQIENIKKTITNMGRAKIKFLGICFSIVGYWGHRQISDINRGKAKISRFDYSLVKDAPPISRGQLWEIWKTEYFDASQPIETISREQMWERLCFLLDHILPVAQEAGLKLCLHPSDPPAPKLRGEERIMNCPQDFKQLIELYPYDHLGIEFCQGTFAEMRGVGPKVIELIKYFGKRNKIFYVHFRNIRGNFPVYEEAFIDSGDIDMGLAFRAYQDVGFEGVLVPDHVPLVTSSPEPWHIGMAHSIGYIKSLMDMNR; from the coding sequence ATGAAAATAGGCCTTAACCTATATCCAGACTCCAAACACCTGCCCCTAAAGACTTTAGGGGAAGCTATACTTGACTCCAGAAATCTAACCTTTGCCAAACAGTTGGGAGTAACTCATATAGTAGCCTGGATGCCTCTTCCTGCTGGGGAAGGCTATTGGGAATTCAAGGATCTTTTAAAATTAAAAAAATTTATTAATTCTTATGGATTGGAGTTGGAAGCTATAGAAAATATACCGCCTGTTCATTGGGACCGGATATTGTTTGACCTGCCCGGCAAGAACAAACAAATTGAAAACATAAAGAAAACCATTACTAATATGGGCAGGGCAAAAATTAAATTTCTGGGTATTTGTTTTTCTATCGTAGGTTATTGGGGACACAGGCAAATAAGTGATATCAACAGGGGAAAGGCAAAGATATCCAGGTTTGATTACAGCCTGGTCAAGGATGCTCCACCCATTAGCAGGGGCCAATTATGGGAAATATGGAAAACCGAGTATTTTGATGCATCCCAGCCCATAGAAACCATATCCAGGGAGCAGATGTGGGAAAGACTATGCTTTCTGTTAGACCATATATTGCCGGTAGCCCAAGAGGCAGGCCTAAAATTATGCCTGCATCCCTCAGACCCTCCTGCTCCCAAGCTGAGAGGTGAAGAGAGGATAATGAATTGTCCCCAGGATTTTAAACAGCTGATAGAGTTATACCCCTATGATCATTTGGGTATAGAATTTTGCCAAGGAACTTTTGCAGAAATGAGGGGAGTAGGTCCCAAGGTGATAGAATTGATTAAGTATTTTGGAAAGAGAAATAAAATATTCTATGTTCATTTCAGGAATATAAGGGGCAATTTCCCTGTTTATGAGGAAGCATTTATAGATAGCGGGGATATAGACATGGGTTTGGCATTTAGGGCTTACCAGGATGTTGGTTTTGAAGGAGTGCTTGTCCCTGATCATGTTCCCCTGGTAACCTCATCACCAGAGCCATGGCATATTGGCATGGCCCATTCCATAGGCTATATAAAATCCTTAATGGATATGAATAGATAA